From the Papaver somniferum cultivar HN1 chromosome 2, ASM357369v1, whole genome shotgun sequence genome, the window tttcaaattttttggacaaatgacccattttatgTTTGTTGATCCACTGCCTTCCACTAGTTTCTTTTGTGTGTGATATCCTCCCTCTACATGTTGCTttgtcttatattttgtgcgACTTCCACTAGTTTCCCTTTTCATATGTGATTCCCTACATAAGGAATCGACATTGTTGGATTCTAATACAGTTTACTTAATAGAGGATTAGGAAATGTCAACCCAATATCATCATCTACTACTATGTGTTGTTCTTAACATACTTGTACTTTCAGCTTGGCAAATCGCGGGAAAAAATACACTTCCAGAAGGACTTATCTTGTTAGGAGAAAACGACCAAGTTCTAAACTTGGTACAAGAAGGAGGAAAACCGACTGGACGTTTTTGCAACGGTAGGTTGGTCACCAATTTCCTGTCACAGATGTTAGGGATAAAAAATTCAATACCCGCATATCTGGATCCAGCTTTTGGTATTGAAGATTTTGCTACCGGAGTTAGCTTTGCTTCAGCTGGAACTGGGTATGATGATGCTACTTCAAACCTGTTCGTAAGTTCGCCCATTCAATACACTCTTGcacatatatatatgtacacGCGCCTATTGGCCCAATTCTTATCAAATTAGTATCTCTTTTGCGCGCAGGCTGTGATACCTTTATCTAAAGAACTGGAATACTTCAAAGAGTACCTGAAGAAATTATCATCCTTTCTTGGAAAGGATGGCGCGGTAAAGACAGCAAGAGAATCGTTGTATTTTATCAGCATTGGAGCGAACAATTTTCTCCTGAACTACTTCACCGTGCCCGCACGGTCGACATCTCAATATACGATAGCTGAATACGAGGATTTTCTCATTGGAATTGCGAGAAATTTCTTGATCGAGCTTTACAGTTTGGGTGCTAAAAATATAGTATTAGTAGGGCTTCCTCCTAGTGGTTGCCTACCATTAGTAAAAACTTTGAATCTCGTTCCTAGAAGACCGAGTTTGGAAGAGATGAAAAAAGCTAGTAAAGACTTTAATGTCAAGTTACAAAATTTGGTGGCGACTTTGAGCATAGAGCTTGATGGGATCGAGTTGGTGTACGCAGATATCTACAATCCTCTTCTAAAGATCATTCAAAATCCAAACCTATACGGTAATTAAATTCTGATTGTTtcaaacaaacttttttttttaatcgtcGGTTCTTCGTGTGGACTAACCTTTGTTTTATACATGAACTGTGCATGGGGTACCATGAAGGAATTGAAAACGTGAATGAAGGATGTTGCGCAACGGGAAAAATTGAGATTGGGATTATATGCAAAGCAGGGAATCTGTTATCTTGCCCCGACCCAAGCAAATACGTATTTTGGGACGCAGTACACCCAAGTGAAAAGGTTTATGGCATACTGGCCAATATACTGATGGATACGACCATATCTCAGTTTGTTAAGTGACTATACTTAGTTTTCCAAAATCATTTTAAGAGAATGTGAAGAAAGATTCCCAAAAAACCAATCTGGATGTGTAACGTCACTAATGCATTATAATAAAAACTCTTGTATAAACAATATATATTGTTGGGTATGaaaaagtagtttttttttttttttttttttaaacttgaaAAAGGTTGATGTATTGAAAAATCAGCCTCACTACTCAGATGTGATTCAGCTGCAAAGAAGTAAAGATAGTAACTCAATTATAGTAGAGTGCTGCGTATTATAAAGAATCCATTGCATCATTCCAATGGCTAAAAACCATGTTTAGAGTAATTTCCTCAAAAAATTTTGAACCTACTCACCAGTTATACATAAGAGTATTAACCCTCTCAACGCTACGATTAAAACTATTATATATCTCATTGAAAATTGTGTCATTTCTCTCTATCCTAACTACCAACAAATACCAAAAGGAATCAATTTCCATATGTTCCTTCTAGGAGGTAAAAGAAAGAAACATGCAATCGAAACAAAGAAAGATAGTATGTAAACTTGAGagtacatattttttttttgataaacgaAAAGAAGTGTACCCAATCATACAGACATTTTGTGCCTCCCATATTTGAAGAGTTTGTTTTTTTGCCCCTAATTAAGGAGAGTTGTCGAAGGTCATAAAAGTTTTTGGATTGTAAATCCTTACAGTTAACCTTTTCAAAAGTACTTAAAACAGTTAACAAATTGTCTACTATAGCATTCGTCTTCCACGTTGTCCTTCTTTGGCCACCTTGTAGAGTGCTATTCAGGTTTCTATTGTCGCCTAATAGATTCAAAATTCTGCAGTGCAGCCTTGAATCCCACTGGAGAGTATCTTGAGCAGCTATGCAATCaccttcttctttgttttgaGCTCTAACTCCTCTTGTTGATCTACCAATTGTGTCTCCTGAGGGACCTGTAATGGTCACACCAACACCTGTTAGCCCCGTAAGAGAATTAAAATTGGACATATAAGAAAAGGTTACATTCAGATTAGGGAAACTATCATCATCTCTAGTGATTCTACTTTCTCTAGTACTTATGGTCTTAGTGGTAATTCTCTCTGATAAGTTTAGATGGTTCCTAATGAGAGCAGCTGTGGTTTTAGGATTTGGTTGCACCTTCTGGAAAGCCACATCACATCTGGCTTTCCAGATGAACCAAATCAAAGTAGCAGCTATAGTCTCCCAAGCATCCCAATGTGTGGGAAGATGGTTTCTGAAAAACCAAGAGGAAGTGAAGTTTAAAGAACAATGAGCCCAAACGGCTCTGGTAAAGTTGCATTGCATTAGTAAATGTTCTCTTGTCTCAATATGAGTCCTGCACATCACACAAACAGGGTTAATATGAAGAATATAAGTGTAAATGTGCCCACTGAAAGGCAAAATGTTTTGCTGCATTTTCCAAGTAAAGAAACTGATTCTTGAGAGTACATGCTTGATGAGCATTAATCTCCCACCCTTAACTATCTTCTCTACCAAAAGCTCAATCTTTTCTAATCCTTCTAGACAATGACATCCCAGACATCCAAAACTTTGGATTTACTCCCTAATGATATGCCTAAATATTTCATAGGAAAAGAAATTGTCTGGCAATCAAATA encodes:
- the LOC113351433 gene encoding GDSL esterase/lipase At2g04570-like; this encodes MSTQYHHLLLCVVLNILVLSAWQIAGKNTLPEGLILLGENDQVLNLVQEGGKPTGRFCNGRLVTNFLSQMLGIKNSIPAYLDPAFGIEDFATGVSFASAGTGYDDATSNLFAVIPLSKELEYFKEYLKKLSSFLGKDGAVKTARESLYFISIGANNFLLNYFTVPARSTSQYTIAEYEDFLIGIARNFLIELYSLGAKNIVLVGLPPSGCLPLVKTLNLVPRRPSLEEMKKASKDFNVKLQNLVATLSIELDGIELVYADIYNPLLKIIQNPNLYGN